The following are encoded together in the Labrus mixtus chromosome 2, fLabMix1.1, whole genome shotgun sequence genome:
- the cbx8b gene encoding chromobox protein homolog 8b — protein sequence MELSAVGERVFAAESIIKRRIRKGRIEYLVKWKGWSPKYSTWEPEENILDSRLFVAFEQRERERELYGPKKRGPKPKTFLLKAQAKVKAKSYEFRSDAVRGMHITYPTPELIVTPRAREGLRAVVPTIFPPSTVNRGESVRHRPPELSIREYQQPFLQQTSSDGLLHAPKKRGPKPKPRFKDISCRPLAPEPHRGRAEEQLGQYKVPKYQGVEEMRVVRVAHRHPESHKHHHHHHHHHTHNIGASGGGSHKQFYSDRSLHPHRVDMNTHGTKDSSSYLAPAHFKHRSKMSQSPSRPLELPQMEKPYFLDRPSPTRLDDQVDEVTWKPSLGNVEKVLVTDVTTNFLTVTIKESSTSKGFFKDKR from the exons ATGGAGCTGTCTGCTGTCGGGGAGAGGGTGTTCGCAGCCGAGTCTATCATCAAACGGAGGATAAGGAAG GGTCGGATTGAATACCTTGTAAAATGGAAGGGCTGGTCTCCTAA ATACAGCACTTGGGAACCAGAGGAAAACATTCTGGACTCCCGCCTGTTCGTCGCGTTTGAGCAGAG agaGCGTGAAAGGGAGCTCTATGGGCCAAAAAAGAGAGGACCGAAACCCAAGACATTTCTGCTCAAG GCCCAGGCTAAAGTTAAAGCCAAGTCCTATGAGTTCAGGAGTGACGCAGTGCGAGGGATGCACATCACCTACCCAACCCCAGAGCTGATAGTCACCCCCAGAGCCAGAGAGGGTCTGAGGGCCGTTGTTCCTACCATCTTCCCTCCCAGCACTGTCAACCGTGGGGAAAGTGTTCGTCACCGACCGCCAGAACTTAGCATCCGCGAGTACCAGCAGCCCTTCCTTCAGCAAACCAGCTCAGACGGACTCCTCCATGCACCTAAAAAAAGAGGCCCGAAGCCTAAGCCCCGCTTCAAGGACATCAGCTGCAGACCTTTGGCCCCCGAGCCACACAGGgggagagcagaggagcagctggGCCAGTACAAGGTGCCAAAATACCAGGGGGTGGAGGAGATGAGGGTGGTCAGAGTCGCCCATAGACATCCAGAAAGTCATaaacaccaccatcaccaccaccatcaccacacacacaacataggAGCCTCCGGTGGAGGTTCCCACAAGCAGTTTTACTCCGACCGCAGCCTGCATCCACACAGAGtggacatgaacacacacggGACTAAGGACAGCTCCAGCTACCTGGCTCCTGCACACTTCAAGCACCGGTCCAAAATGAGCCAGAGCCCGAGTCGCCCACTGGAGCTCCCACAGATGGAGAAGCCCTACTTCTTAGACAGGCCGTCTCCCACCAGGCTCGACGACCAAGTAGATGAGGTGACGTGGAAGCCCTCCCTCGGTAATGTGGAGAAGGTTCTGGTGACCGACGTGACCACCAACTTCCTGACTGTCACTATCAAAGAGAGCAGCACGTCCAAAGGCTTCTTCAAAGACAAAAGATGA
- the c2h17orf67 gene encoding uncharacterized protein C17orf67 homolog, with protein MKKLVVFSLCLVLLTFYTDANPIIKERFAKQLLRSKRQERPMKAGHPDEPMREHLLHMQALDQRAQETNMENWLNPHCYPRCDRNYGYPV; from the exons atgaagaagctgGTGGTGTTTTCGCTGTGCCTGGTCCTGCTGACCTTCTACACAG atGCCAACCCTATCATCAAAGAGCGCTTCGCTAAGCAGCTGCTCCGCAGCAAGAGGCAGGAGCGACCAATGAAGGCTGGCCACCCCGATGAGCCAATGCGG GAGCATCTTCTGCACATGCAGGCTCTGGATCAGAGGGCCCAGGAGACCAATATGGAGAACTGGCTGAACCCCCACTGCTACCCCCGCTGTGACAGGAACTACGGATACCCTGTGTGA
- the dgke gene encoding diacylglycerol kinase epsilon, protein MCREGDEVQDDCGSREEWTLLFWTSVAVIVPVIITLWCSAQRSKRKTHMKDFFRKSKHGWHYTDLFNKPTYCCVCSQHILQGAFCDCCGVCADDLCLRRADRSLSCKEIMAPSSGPDGGMEHRWVRGNVPLASYCTVCKQQCGTQPKLCDFRCVWCQTTVHDDCLESLDDADQCELGEFHSLIIPPHYLYHVNKLRRRHPDEYSKLASSCGSGWTPVLVLANTRSGNNMGEALLGEFRTLLNPVQVFDLSELTPSKALQLCTLLPPGSVRVIVCGGDGTVGWVLDAIDTMKLKGQDQFMPRVTILPLGTGNDLSNTLGWGAGYAGEIPVEQVLRNILDAEVVKMDRWKVQVASKGLYFRKPKVLSMNNYFSVGPDALMALNFHTHREKTPSFFSSRIINKAVYFLYGTKDCLVQECKDLDKRIELELDGERVQLPSLEGIIVCNIGYWGGGCRLWDGMGDEPCPPTRLDDGLLEVMGVFGSFHCAQIQVKLANPIRLGQAHTVRLVLKSSKMPMQVDGEPWAQGPCTITITHKTQALMLYHSAEQTDDDDEDDDESSASETESPTPHDSPRPPGPASVRA, encoded by the exons ATGTGCAGGGAGGGGGACGAGGTGCAGGACGACTGCGGCTCCCGGGAGGAGTGGACCCTCCTCTTCTGGACCTCTGTGGCCGTCATCGTCCCGGTCATCATCACACTGTGGTGCAGCGCGCAGCGCTCCAAGCGGAAAACGCACATGAAGGATTTCTTCCGCAAGAGCAAGCACGGCTGGCACTACACAGACCTGTTCAACAAGCCCACCTACTGCTGCGTCTGCTCCCAGCACATCCTCCAAGGGGCTTTCTGCGACTGCTGCGGCGTGTGCGCCGACGACCTGTGCCTCCGCCGGGCGGACCGGAGCCTGTCGTGCAAGGAGATCATGGCCCCCTCCTCCGGTCCTGACGGGGGCATGGAGCACCGCTGGGTCCGCGGTAATGTCCCCCTAGCTAGCTACTGTACAGTGTGCAAACAGCAGTGTGGGACCCAGCCGAAGCTCTGTGACTTCAG gtgtgtgtggtgtcagaCCACGGTGCACGATGACTGCTTGGAGAGCCTGGACGACGCAGACCAGTGTGAGCTGGGCGAGTTCCACAGCCTCATCATCCCTCCTCACTACCTCTACCACGTCAACAAGCTCCGCCGCCGCCACCCGGATGAGTACAGCAAG ctggCCTCTTCCTGTGGGAGTGGCTGGACtccggtcttggtcttggcaaACACACGTAGTGGGAACAACATGGGAGAGGCTCTGCTGGGAGAATTTCGCACTCTTCTGAATCCAGTGCAG GTGTTTGACCTGTCTGAACTGACTCCCTCCAAAGCCCTCCAGCTGTGCACCCTGCTGCCCCCCGGCAGCGTCAGGGTGAttgtgtgtggtggtgacgGCACAGTGGGCTGGGTGCTGGACGCCATTGATACTATGAAGCTAAAG GGCCAAGACCAGTTTATGCCACGAGTGACCATCCTGCCCCTGGGGACAGGAAATGACCTTTCCAACACTTTAGGCTGGGGTGCCGGGTATGCTGGAGAGATCCCTGTGGAACAGGTTCTCCGTAACATCCTCGATGCTGAGGTGGTCAAAATGGACAG GTGGAAAGTGCAGGTGGCTTCAAAAGGCCTCTACTTTCGCAAGCCAAAG GTGCTGTCCATGAACAATTACTTCTCTGTGGGGCCTGACGCTCTGATGGCGCTCAACTTTCACACACACCGCGAGAAAaccccctccttcttctccagcCGCATCATCAACAAG GCCGTGTATTTCCTGTATGGAACCAAAGATTGTTTAGTGCAGGAATGTAAGGATCTGGATAAGAGGATTGAG CTGGAGCTGGATGGGGAGAGAGTTCAGCTGCCCAGTCTGGAGGGCATCATAGTCTGCAACATTGGCTACTGGGGTGGAGGCTGCAGACTCTGGGATGGTATGGGGGATGAACCCTGCCCACCCACAAG GCTGGATGATGGTCTACTGGAGGTGATGGGTGTGTTTGGCTCCTTCCACTGTGCTCAGATCCAGGTCAAGCTGGCCAATCCCATACGGCTGGGACAGGCTCACACTGTCAGG CTGGTTCTCAAGAGCTCCAAGATGCCCATGCAGGTAGATGGCGAGCCGTGGGCCCAGGGCCCCtgcaccatcaccatcacccaTAAGACCCAGGCCCTCATGCTGTACCACAGCGCCGAGCAGACAGACGACGATGACGAAGACGACGACGAATCAAGCGCCTCTGAGACGGAGAGCCCCACCCCACACGACTCCCCGCGTCCCCCCGGGCCAGCCTCCGTTCGTGCATGA
- the LOC132981248 gene encoding E3 ubiquitin/ISG15 ligase TRIM25-like, which produces MAEVDDSQFSLMSLEDELTCSICLSPFNCPVTIPCGHNFCQDCLLSHWKNSYSCPQCRTVFPTRPELKKNTVISTIVNTLNLRSNKSEASQDMEESKEKETDDVIRCDTCMEAEASQTCLTCMVSFCEEHLRPHRENPKFSAHQLCDAVGDLSEHLCMDHHKLIEFYCSEHGRPICSLCLQQVHKGCPFISPEEQRNQKESDLRDKLGLLDTKIERTETVLFQMKDVQSKLKDASTKRKTALAGMYQQIRDMLALEEREAQHEVDREMEIGQTKVQDFTKRFTENAENMRKARENINSLLGQSRTLAFLQASFDLPRVVNFDPYAPRINLDTKKVTATQAFAAALKEHLTELFKQPVEDRLLALKPDGSESSASAGPESDPPEQNSPGRAPIQPIFQPYPVPVYFPPDAGWNSSQYAQSSHPHRGPPFKAGPKTSKISNQHNVLLIMTA; this is translated from the exons ATGGCTGAAGTGGATGACAGTCAGTTTTCTCTGATGAGTCTGGAGGATGAGCTGACCTGCAGTATCTGTCTGAGCCCCTTTAACTGTCCGGTGACCATCCCCTGTGGACACAACTTCTGCCAGGACTGCCTGCTGTCCCACTGGAAGAACTCCTACAGCTGTCCTCAGTGTCGGACCGTCTTCCCAACCAGACCTGAGTTGAAGAAAAACACCGTCATCAGCACTATTGTAAATACCCTCAACCTCAGGTCCAACAAAAGCGAAGCCAGCCAGGACATGGAggagagcaaagaaaaggagacaGATGATGTCATACGCTGTGATACATGTATGGAGGCAGAAGCGTCCCAGACCTGCCTGACCTGCATGGTCTCTTTCTGTGAGGAGCACCTGCGACCTCACAGAGAAAATCCCAAATTTAGTGCCCACCAGCTTTGTGACGCTGTCGGGGACCTGTCGGAGCATCTCTGTATGGACCACCACAAGTTAATAGAGTTTTACTGCAGCGAACATGGCCGTCCAATCTGCAGCCTTTGCCTGCAACAGGTCCACAAAGGCTGCCCCTTCATTTCACCTGAGGAGCAGAGGAACCAGAAAGAG TCTGACCTTAGGGACAAGCTGGGTTTGCTGGACACGAAGATTGAGAGGACTGAGACTGTTTTGTTCCAAATGAAAGACGTGCAGAGCAAGCTCAAG GATGCTTCAACCAAAAGGAAGACGGCGTTGGCAGGGATGTATCAGCAGATACGGGATATGTTGGCTTTAGAGGAACGTGAGGCCCAGCATGAGGTGGACCGGGAGATGGAGATTGGTCAGACCAAAGTGCAGGACTTCACGAAGAGGTTTACTGAGAACGCTGAGAACATGAGAAAAGCCAGAGAAAATATCAACAGTCTGCTTGGTCAATCCCGGACCCTGGCCTTTCTACAG GCCTCCTTTGACTTGCCACGGGTTGTGAACTTTGACCCTTATGCCCCTCGAATCAACCTGGACACCAAGAAGGTGACAGCAACACAGGCCTTTGCTGCTGCGCTGAAGGAGCATCTGACTGAGCTCTTCAAACAGCCTGTTGAAGACAGACTACTGGCTCTAAAACCAG ATGGATCTGAAAGTTCTGCAAGTGCTGGACCTGAATCTG ATCCACCAGAGCAGAACAGTCCAGGTCGTGCGCCCATCCAGCCAATCTTCCAGCCATATCCTGTCcctgtttattttcctccagATGCAGGCTGGAATTCATCCCAGTATGCACAGTCCTCTCACCCTCATAGGGGTCCACCTTTCAAGGCAGGACCAAAGACAAGTAAGATATCGAATCAGCACAATGTTTTATTGATCATGACAGCGTGA